A region from the Paenibacillus humicola genome encodes:
- the ndk gene encoding nucleoside-diphosphate kinase, producing the protein MVEKTFVMVKPDGVERGLVGAIIARFELKGLKLRRAELMTISQPMAETHYGEHRDKPFFGELVDFITRGPVVAMMWEGPAAVSIARTLIGKTNPAEAAPGTIRGDFACEVESNIIHGSDSAESAARELQLFFGGAGGNGIADSAAG; encoded by the coding sequence ATGGTGGAAAAGACGTTTGTTATGGTCAAACCGGACGGCGTGGAGCGCGGTCTGGTCGGCGCGATCATCGCCCGTTTCGAGCTGAAGGGATTGAAGCTCCGGCGGGCCGAGCTGATGACGATCAGCCAGCCGATGGCCGAGACTCATTACGGCGAGCATCGGGACAAACCGTTTTTCGGGGAGCTTGTCGATTTTATTACCCGGGGGCCCGTCGTGGCGATGATGTGGGAAGGACCCGCGGCCGTCTCGATCGCACGCACCCTGATCGGCAAGACGAACCCGGCGGAAGCGGCTCCCGGCACGATACGCGGCGATTTCGCCTGCGAGGTGGAATCCAACATCATTCACGGCTCCGATTCGGCGGAAAGCGCCGCGCGCGAGCTGCAGCTGTTCTTCGGCGGAGCCGGCGGGAACGGGATCGCCGATTCCGCAGCCGGGTAA
- a CDS encoding SWIM zinc finger family protein yields MSAYFLLDEQRLRSMETKLAEVMPISMLERGWDYYRREKVLSVQVMDGASIYGAVRGADIYAVTLDGDDFGFSACTCPFNGFCKHMAAVYFAYCAYAGESPDEVYNRLLYGGGLIPAEDGGTPAAGRLPVPETPIPPADWAEEMEGLYGETWRQCRHSLHPLQSVLTSLKGSSKTWDPELRRMHWMLATLFVAEQAERAYSMTDTYSRYYYEMAFARMTEPWLDAFHEMAAELRPSELSETAREAVRSLNQFFHDRDMDREHQLHRWEALYFSLWAKLTVDPAWSGPEKERLERRLNEAKAAGRQSFFYPMALAFVAFIEGRDEKAIVLLRETDFNKTALLACDCALQRLEEGGWTALADWMGYLYEGLRIERKSRAFGPFLNMCRFADERQPENPVWQRYLVSFLPYSYSVLTDHWVQKGQFGEWADLQLLLGIEPDEIDAQLSREVTKQAPHALLPLYHQAIDTAIRARNRQGYRHAVKLMKKLEKLYKALKQTGRWTRYVDGIVRKHQRLRALQEELWRGKIIR; encoded by the coding sequence ATGAGCGCTTATTTTCTTCTTGACGAGCAGCGGCTGCGTTCGATGGAAACGAAGCTGGCGGAGGTTATGCCGATCAGCATGCTGGAACGGGGATGGGACTATTACCGCCGCGAGAAAGTGCTTTCCGTCCAGGTCATGGACGGGGCGTCGATTTACGGCGCCGTACGCGGCGCCGATATCTATGCCGTCACGCTCGACGGCGACGATTTCGGCTTCAGCGCCTGCACGTGCCCGTTTAACGGCTTCTGCAAGCATATGGCCGCCGTCTATTTCGCCTATTGCGCTTATGCGGGCGAAAGCCCGGACGAAGTATATAACCGGCTGCTTTACGGGGGAGGGCTGATTCCCGCGGAAGACGGCGGCACGCCTGCCGCCGGCAGGCTTCCCGTGCCGGAAACGCCGATTCCTCCGGCGGACTGGGCGGAGGAGATGGAGGGGCTGTACGGCGAAACCTGGCGGCAGTGCCGCCATTCGCTCCATCCGCTGCAGTCGGTGCTCACCTCGCTGAAGGGCTCGTCCAAGACATGGGACCCGGAGCTGCGCCGGATGCACTGGATGCTGGCCACCTTGTTCGTAGCCGAACAGGCGGAGCGCGCTTATTCGATGACGGATACGTACAGCCGGTACTATTACGAAATGGCGTTCGCGCGGATGACGGAGCCGTGGCTCGACGCTTTTCACGAAATGGCGGCGGAGCTTCGGCCGTCCGAATTGTCCGAAACGGCCCGGGAAGCGGTAAGAAGCCTGAACCAGTTTTTTCATGACCGGGACATGGACCGGGAGCATCAGCTTCACCGCTGGGAGGCGCTTTATTTCTCGCTGTGGGCGAAGCTGACCGTCGACCCGGCATGGAGCGGGCCGGAGAAGGAGCGGCTTGAGCGGCGGCTGAACGAAGCGAAAGCGGCCGGCCGGCAGTCGTTTTTTTACCCGATGGCGCTTGCGTTCGTTGCATTTATCGAGGGCCGGGACGAGAAGGCGATCGTCCTGCTGCGGGAAACGGACTTCAACAAAACGGCGCTGCTCGCCTGCGACTGCGCGCTGCAGCGGCTGGAGGAGGGCGGCTGGACGGCGCTTGCGGACTGGATGGGCTACCTGTACGAGGGGCTGCGGATCGAGCGGAAATCGCGGGCGTTCGGCCCGTTTCTGAACATGTGCCGCTTTGCCGACGAGCGCCAGCCGGAAAACCCGGTTTGGCAGCGGTATCTCGTCTCCTTTCTGCCGTATTCGTATTCGGTGCTGACCGACCACTGGGTGCAGAAGGGACAGTTCGGGGAATGGGCCGATCTGCAGCTGCTGCTCGGCATCGAGCCGGATGAGATTGACGCCCAGCTTTCGCGCGAGGTGACGAAACAGGCGCCGCATGCGCTTCTGCCGCTGTATCATCAGGCGATCGATACGGCAATCCGGGCGCGCAACCGGCAGGGGTACCGGCATGCGGTTAAGCTGATGAAGAAGCTGGAGAAGCTTTATAAGGCTTTGAAGCAAACCGGGCGCTGGACGCGCTACGTCGACGGCATCGTACGCAAGCATCAGCGGCTGCGGGCGCTGCAGGAAGAGCTCTGGAGGGGAAAAATCATCCGATGA
- a CDS encoding GNAT family N-acetyltransferase gives MPDMLVKLYELPEAESPAKDKPGTGIVVRRAIGPEKLAVAEWVERHFGKGWRSECEVAFAGLPATCYVAVRGGELLGFACYDATCRGFFGPTGVAEHARGLGIGKRLLLETLKGMREAGYGYAIIGGAGPADFYAKTAGAIVIEGSVPGIYAGMLKSE, from the coding sequence ATGCCGGATATGCTGGTAAAACTGTATGAATTGCCCGAAGCCGAATCTCCCGCGAAGGATAAGCCGGGGACCGGAATCGTCGTGCGCCGGGCGATCGGCCCGGAGAAGCTGGCCGTAGCCGAATGGGTGGAGAGGCACTTCGGCAAAGGGTGGCGAAGCGAATGCGAGGTTGCATTTGCCGGTCTGCCGGCGACATGCTATGTTGCTGTTCGCGGCGGAGAGCTGCTCGGCTTCGCCTGCTACGACGCGACCTGCCGGGGCTTCTTCGGTCCGACGGGCGTCGCCGAGCACGCTCGCGGACTCGGCATCGGCAAGCGGCTGCTGCTGGAAACGCTGAAGGGGATGCGCGAAGCGGGTTACGGCTACGCCATTATCGGAGGCGCGGGTCCTGCGGATTTCTACGCCAAGACGGCGGGCGCAATCGTGATCGAGGGATCGGTTCCCGGCATTTACGCCGGTATGCTGAAATCAGAGTAA
- a CDS encoding tetratricopeptide repeat protein has translation MSKLLIFGFLWWLLGNPFLALIVMLVLIYALDRRFIGITPSVVKPLRRMGAIRRLRQQIHMNPNDIPSKHELARLLIERKHFKEARDILMPLQDSLEHSAEFWDDLGTALAHLSEPEGAEAAIRNALSINPRVKYGEPYLRLAALHAKTDPERAIGHLEEFRAIQSSSCEAYYRLARLYEQLGRDDQAKRSLAECLEVYRLLPRYKKRQERKWALLAWLKRR, from the coding sequence ATGAGTAAATTATTGATTTTCGGCTTTTTGTGGTGGCTGCTCGGCAACCCGTTTCTCGCGCTGATCGTGATGCTTGTGCTGATCTATGCGCTGGACCGCCGGTTTATCGGCATTACGCCGAGCGTTGTGAAGCCGCTCCGCCGTATGGGCGCGATTCGTCGGCTTCGCCAGCAGATTCATATGAATCCGAACGACATCCCGTCCAAGCACGAGCTTGCGCGGCTGCTCATCGAACGCAAGCATTTCAAGGAAGCGCGGGACATTCTGATGCCGCTGCAGGATTCGCTCGAGCATTCGGCCGAGTTTTGGGACGATCTCGGAACGGCGCTGGCGCACCTTTCCGAGCCGGAGGGCGCCGAGGCGGCGATCCGCAACGCGCTGTCGATCAATCCCCGGGTCAAATACGGCGAGCCGTATTTGCGCCTTGCCGCGCTTCATGCCAAAACGGATCCGGAGCGGGCGATCGGCCATTTGGAGGAATTCCGCGCGATCCAGTCTTCGTCCTGCGAGGCGTATTACCGGCTGGCCCGGCTGTACGAACAGCTCGGGCGCGACGACCAGGCGAAGCGGTCCCTTGCCGAATGCCTGGAGGTATACCGGCTGCTGCCGCGCTACAAGAAACGCCAGGAGCGCAAATGGGCGCTGCTTGCCTGGCTGAAACGAAGATAA
- a CDS encoding SDR family oxidoreductase yields MNILITGANRGLGFHMTAEALSRGHRVLAGVRNPATGAAKLDELKARFDGRLTVIGLDVADEQSIGRAASEAGAAADRLDAVVNSAAILAGRSRGLHTLQLEDLEASFRTNLFGPMLVMRAFLPLLLRGANQTVVNVSSEAGSFANAYGGDYPYALTKSALNMFSAQLRRELEPHGIRVYAVHPGWIKTDMGGDQAPGDAAESARGIVDLLEGKRQAEDNALFIDFRGRPMPL; encoded by the coding sequence ATGAACATTCTGATTACAGGCGCGAATCGGGGGCTTGGCTTCCATATGACGGCCGAAGCGCTGTCCCGGGGACACCGGGTATTGGCCGGTGTGCGAAATCCCGCAACCGGCGCGGCAAAGCTGGACGAACTGAAAGCGCGGTTTGACGGGCGGCTGACTGTGATCGGGCTCGACGTAGCGGACGAGCAGTCGATCGGCAGGGCGGCATCCGAAGCGGGAGCGGCGGCGGACCGGCTTGATGCCGTCGTCAACAGCGCGGCGATTTTGGCCGGCCGCAGCCGGGGGCTGCATACGCTGCAGCTGGAGGATCTCGAAGCGTCGTTTCGCACGAATCTGTTTGGGCCGATGCTCGTCATGCGGGCGTTTCTGCCGCTCCTGCTGCGCGGCGCAAATCAGACGGTCGTCAACGTCAGCTCCGAGGCCGGGAGCTTCGCGAACGCATACGGCGGCGATTATCCGTATGCGCTCACCAAATCGGCGCTCAACATGTTTTCCGCCCAGCTGCGCCGGGAGCTGGAGCCGCACGGCATCCGGGTCTACGCGGTGCATCCGGGCTGGATCAAGACGGATATGGGCGGCGACCAGGCGCCGGGCGACGCGGCCGAATCGGCGCGGGGCATCGTCGACCTGCTCGAAGGCAAGCGGCAGGCGGAGGACAACGCGCTCTTCATCGATTTTCGCGGGCGGCCGATGCCGCTCTAA
- a CDS encoding sensor histidine kinase — MHRNIWMLSIVLAAILLAANNTVYYFTTKRSLEERLRHELRSVANQIEVSIELSRTGAEKYEEQIGRELRSASVAAEYALPPDLESITPGQLEELKNKLDLKDITLLKRTKDSIVLDKSSDPNEVGLRTNGWKPWFEAFTQLFDHKNVTIGWGQSLPYFWSGPFEFAASDPSAVNKWGYYYDGTTDYMIDPYVGYKDRQRSYDEETGVSRLIQRSLESNSSLLEIGVINPKTFPNGGPVTVNSKGQKIVHKAQKPIISGSNAFAHPADAADVKRAIETNRNVWLNTTINGKHVIKLYIPVQIEKSASLIDENGVPIDRYVLTLVADYQTIQDTLDRQFVNIAVIMAAVTALSLLIVFAAAVSFRKSRDKLARRAQETYVEEINQMFQSIRAQRHDFLNHVQTIHSLAGLGKIQELQQYTAELTGDIRQTNEMINIGNPAIAALIRSKISQAEQLKIRLSTGFSDLGRLSLGVKSLDLTRLLGNLIDNAFDEVAALPEEERRISVEGRQRPGYQEFRVSNVCRDLKKLEGKPLFDTGYSTKNGAHSGLGLSIVKSIVDHYKGTVRMEFDEPDTVTFVIRIPD; from the coding sequence ATGCATCGTAATATCTGGATGCTGTCGATCGTTTTGGCCGCGATTTTGCTTGCTGCAAACAACACCGTTTATTATTTCACCACGAAACGCTCGCTGGAAGAGCGGCTGCGGCACGAGCTGCGGTCGGTAGCGAACCAGATCGAGGTGTCGATCGAGCTGTCCCGGACCGGCGCTGAGAAATACGAGGAGCAGATCGGCCGCGAGCTGAGGTCCGCTTCCGTCGCCGCCGAGTACGCGCTGCCTCCGGATCTCGAGAGCATCACGCCCGGACAGCTGGAGGAGCTGAAAAACAAGCTGGATTTGAAGGATATCACGCTGCTCAAGCGGACGAAGGACAGCATCGTGCTGGACAAATCGTCGGATCCGAATGAAGTCGGACTGCGAACGAACGGGTGGAAGCCGTGGTTCGAAGCGTTCACCCAGCTGTTCGATCATAAGAATGTCACCATCGGCTGGGGCCAGTCGCTGCCCTATTTCTGGAGCGGCCCGTTCGAGTTCGCGGCTTCCGATCCGAGCGCCGTCAACAAATGGGGCTATTATTACGACGGGACAACGGATTACATGATCGATCCTTATGTCGGCTATAAGGACAGGCAGCGCTCGTACGACGAGGAGACCGGCGTAAGCCGGCTCATTCAGCGCTCGCTCGAAAGCAATTCCTCGCTGCTGGAAATCGGCGTGATCAATCCGAAAACGTTTCCGAACGGCGGGCCCGTGACGGTGAATTCGAAAGGCCAAAAAATCGTACATAAAGCGCAGAAGCCGATCATCAGCGGCTCCAACGCGTTTGCGCATCCGGCCGACGCGGCTGACGTCAAACGGGCAATCGAAACAAACCGGAACGTTTGGCTGAATACGACGATTAACGGCAAGCATGTCATCAAGCTTTATATCCCGGTGCAGATCGAGAAAAGCGCCAGCCTGATCGACGAGAACGGCGTGCCGATCGATCGTTATGTGCTGACGCTCGTCGCCGATTATCAGACGATTCAGGACACGCTCGACCGCCAGTTTGTCAATATTGCCGTCATTATGGCGGCCGTGACGGCGCTCAGCCTGCTCATCGTTTTTGCTGCAGCGGTGTCTTTCCGGAAATCGAGGGACAAGCTCGCGCGCAGGGCGCAGGAAACGTACGTCGAGGAAATCAACCAAATGTTTCAATCGATCCGGGCGCAGCGTCACGATTTTCTGAACCATGTGCAGACGATTCATTCGCTGGCCGGTCTTGGCAAAATCCAGGAGCTGCAGCAGTATACGGCGGAGCTGACCGGCGATATCCGGCAAACGAACGAAATGATCAACATCGGCAATCCGGCGATCGCGGCCCTCATTCGGTCGAAAATATCCCAGGCGGAGCAGCTGAAAATTCGTCTCTCAACCGGCTTCAGCGATCTCGGCCGGCTCAGTCTCGGCGTCAAATCGCTCGATTTGACCCGGCTGCTCGGCAATCTGATCGACAATGCGTTCGACGAGGTTGCCGCGCTGCCCGAAGAGGAGCGGCGGATCAGCGTGGAAGGCCGGCAGCGGCCGGGTTATCAGGAATTCAGGGTCAGCAACGTCTGCCGCGATTTGAAGAAGCTCGAAGGAAAGCCACTGTTCGATACGGGCTACAGCACGAAGAACGGCGCGCACTCCGGCCTTGGGCTTTCCATCGTCAAATCGATCGTGGATCATTATAAAGGGACGGTGCGCATGGAGTTCGATGAGCCGGATACGGTGACGTTCGTCATCCGGATTCCGGACTGA
- the glpX gene encoding class II fructose-bisphosphatase, with protein sequence MERELALEIVRVTELAALAAAPWMGRGDKHHADEAATNAMRGMLDSVSIRGTVVIGEGEMDEAPMLYIGEQVGSLQGPEVDVAVDPLEGTELVAKGLNNAMAVIAVAPKGQLLHAPDMYMEKLAVGPALAGKLSLQDPLRTTVEKAALALNKPLSDLTVMILDRARHEAEIRELREAGIRIKLLSDGDVAGAMAPAFPEAGIDLYVGSGGAPEGVLAAAALKCLGGEIQGRLMPENDEQERRCIEMGLADPRKLLRMNDMVGSGDVIFAATGITPGEFFGGVRLLEGQRAETHSIVMRAETRTIRFIRSLHYLPNKPLLASIKSQIG encoded by the coding sequence ATGGAACGAGAATTAGCGCTGGAAATTGTCAGGGTGACCGAATTGGCCGCTCTGGCGGCCGCTCCCTGGATGGGGCGGGGGGACAAGCATCACGCGGACGAAGCGGCGACGAACGCCATGCGCGGCATGCTCGATTCCGTATCGATCCGCGGCACCGTCGTCATTGGCGAAGGCGAAATGGACGAGGCTCCGATGCTCTATATCGGGGAGCAGGTCGGTAGTTTGCAGGGACCCGAGGTCGACGTCGCGGTCGATCCGCTCGAAGGGACCGAGCTGGTGGCGAAGGGGCTGAACAACGCCATGGCCGTCATCGCCGTCGCGCCGAAGGGACAGCTGCTTCACGCGCCCGATATGTACATGGAGAAGCTGGCCGTCGGACCTGCGCTCGCCGGCAAGCTGAGCCTGCAGGATCCGCTCCGCACGACCGTGGAGAAGGCTGCGCTTGCGTTGAACAAGCCGTTATCCGACCTGACGGTCATGATCCTGGACCGCGCGCGCCACGAGGCGGAGATCCGCGAGCTGCGCGAGGCGGGCATCCGCATCAAGCTGCTGTCGGACGGCGACGTGGCGGGCGCGATGGCGCCGGCCTTTCCCGAGGCGGGCATCGATCTGTACGTCGGCTCGGGCGGGGCGCCGGAGGGCGTGCTTGCGGCGGCCGCGCTGAAATGTCTCGGCGGCGAGATCCAGGGCCGGCTCATGCCGGAGAACGACGAGCAGGAGCGCCGATGCATCGAGATGGGACTCGCCGATCCCCGCAAGCTGCTGCGCATGAACGACATGGTCGGCTCGGGCGACGTCATTTTCGCGGCGACGGGCATTACGCCGGGCGAATTTTTCGGCGGCGTCCGGCTGCTCGAGGGACAGCGGGCCGAGACGCATTCGATCGTCATGCGCGCGGAAACCCGGACGATCCGTTTTATCCGTTCCCTGCACTATCTGCCGAACAAACCGCTGCTGGCATCCATTAAAAGTCAAATCGGCTGA
- a CDS encoding pyruvate, water dikinase regulatory protein: MKLEKLEKQAQIIYICSDAVGETAEAVAKAAMRQFAFEQVKLKRIGHIRSDEEIAQIVEEAVRSGGFIAYTLVQPELRETMKEEALRRGVRAIDVLGPMMQAFIDTFNDSPKRQPGLLHTLDDDYFRRIDAVEFAVKYDDGKDTRGLTLADVVLIGVSRTSKTPLSIYLAHKGVRAANVPLVPEVKVPAELAAVNGLVVGLTMDPGKLAAIRMERLKAMGLPFSANYASLERIEGELRFAESVMRSLGCPVIDVTEKAIEETSGMIVQWLQEKQ, from the coding sequence ATGAAGCTGGAGAAGCTGGAGAAGCAGGCACAAATCATTTATATCTGTTCGGATGCGGTGGGGGAAACGGCCGAGGCGGTCGCCAAGGCGGCCATGCGGCAGTTTGCGTTCGAGCAGGTGAAGCTGAAACGGATCGGGCATATCCGCAGCGACGAGGAAATCGCGCAGATCGTCGAGGAAGCCGTGCGGAGCGGCGGATTTATCGCGTACACGCTCGTTCAGCCGGAGCTGCGGGAGACGATGAAGGAGGAGGCGCTCCGCCGGGGCGTGCGGGCGATCGACGTGCTCGGCCCGATGATGCAGGCGTTTATCGACACGTTCAACGATTCCCCCAAACGCCAGCCGGGTCTCCTGCATACGCTGGATGACGACTACTTCCGCCGCATCGACGCGGTCGAATTCGCGGTCAAATACGACGACGGCAAAGACACGCGCGGGCTGACGCTCGCCGATGTCGTGCTGATCGGCGTATCCCGTACGTCCAAGACGCCGCTCAGCATTTATTTGGCGCATAAAGGGGTCCGGGCGGCGAACGTTCCGCTCGTGCCGGAGGTGAAAGTGCCGGCCGAGCTGGCCGCGGTAAACGGGCTTGTCGTCGGGCTGACGATGGATCCCGGGAAGCTGGCCGCCATCCGCATGGAGCGGCTGAAGGCGATGGGGCTGCCGTTCTCGGCGAACTACGCCTCGCTTGAGCGGATCGAGGGCGAGCTCCGGTTCGCGGAATCGGTCATGAGGTCGCTTGGCTGTCCGGTGATCGACGTGACCGAGAAGGCGATCGAAGAAACGTCGGGCATGATTGTGCAGTGGCTGCAGGAAAAACAATGA
- a CDS encoding DEAD/DEAH box helicase, which translates to MRGYTGAETVVIDAYWKDGEGIALAAEQTFGLSARLRHLLFAWHEASWYGTDIEERTDDRTKPGELLLSPALAMDYLAAPEAVRLLRVEWTPRAQALMAYARLLREALLAGWFVPDWAGWSEERRAWKLDIPESEPKAASEAARLESLLLELEERGARRWLGHIVESLIGEERTVAAAWRAGAAAAGEGALYRKAADEEDWLVSIGFKKDDLPFRLAIRLLEPDETGGWRLRPAIQDRAGDGGWRTLEPLGEDDLPFAAAVAQAEEAGFLHGTTTAGDAGDGEADLPPAAERPGDAGTGDSANPGKLLRLAVPLRWRLPGDAPASWRERFPERMRKEEAKWLAALPDWQAGHAGGSAAGIKTELSDVEAYRFLEEAGMKLLTDGCSVLLPGWWEAARSRRLRLRAKVKSSVGSSEQPTFGLQQIVDFDWKLAIGNVDMSEAEFMKLAMENRRLMRIGGEWVHLDPDDVERIRSWLGRNGGKRGFTMRDVLEMHLRGSAELEPESEDREALEAEVELNGHLAAWLAKLNETSELPMVAKPEAFQGELRPYQLQGVSWLAFLRRFGLGGCLADDMGLGKTIQFTAYLQHVMESGGLGPSLLICPTSVIGNWEKELERFAPSLRVHVHYGPRRAKDEAFAEAASQADLVITSYALAPLDEEELGRVGWDVVCLDEAQNIKNYYTKQSGAIRRLSARHRIALTGTPMENRLTELWSIYDFLNPGYLGTLGEFRRAVVQPIERERDEALIAELQRWVKPFMLRRVKKDPKIQLSLPEKNEMQTYLSLTVEQGTLYENIVSDLLGQLESLGPMQRRGLILSSLTRLKQVCDHPSLLLKEAAGPGAWEPERSNKLQRLLEMIEEIAAEGERCLIFTQYVEMGAALARLLEDKCGLPVPYLYGGVPKAARDAMIEKFQDESQPGCAFVLSLKAGGIGLNLTAANHVVHFDRWWNPAVENQATDRAFRIGQVRNVQVHKFVTLGTLEERIDDMISRKQLMSEQVVGQSESWITELSTEELRDLFTLRKQRLKG; encoded by the coding sequence ATGAGAGGCTATACGGGCGCGGAAACGGTTGTAATCGACGCATATTGGAAGGACGGCGAAGGCATCGCGCTTGCGGCGGAACAGACTTTCGGACTTTCAGCCCGCCTGCGCCACCTGCTCTTCGCCTGGCACGAGGCGTCCTGGTACGGCACCGATATCGAGGAGCGGACGGACGACCGGACGAAGCCCGGCGAGCTGCTTCTCTCTCCGGCGCTGGCGATGGATTATTTGGCGGCGCCGGAGGCGGTCCGGCTGCTGCGCGTCGAGTGGACTCCGCGGGCGCAGGCGCTGATGGCTTATGCCCGCCTGCTGCGCGAAGCGCTGCTCGCGGGCTGGTTTGTGCCCGACTGGGCGGGGTGGTCGGAGGAGCGGCGGGCATGGAAGCTGGACATCCCGGAGAGCGAGCCGAAAGCGGCGTCTGAGGCGGCTCGGCTCGAATCACTGCTGCTCGAGCTCGAGGAACGCGGCGCCCGGAGATGGCTTGGCCATATCGTCGAGTCGCTGATCGGGGAAGAGCGGACGGTCGCCGCCGCTTGGCGGGCAGGCGCCGCCGCGGCCGGCGAGGGCGCGCTCTATCGCAAAGCGGCGGACGAAGAAGACTGGCTTGTCTCGATCGGCTTCAAAAAGGACGATCTGCCGTTTCGGCTGGCGATCCGCCTGCTCGAGCCCGACGAGACGGGCGGCTGGCGGCTGCGGCCGGCCATTCAGGACCGGGCGGGAGACGGCGGCTGGCGCACGCTGGAGCCGCTGGGAGAAGATGATCTGCCGTTTGCGGCGGCGGTGGCGCAAGCGGAGGAAGCCGGCTTCCTCCATGGAACGACGACCGCGGGGGACGCCGGCGACGGAGAAGCGGACCTGCCGCCCGCCGCAGAACGCCCCGGCGATGCGGGGACCGGCGATTCCGCCAATCCCGGGAAGCTCCTGCGGCTTGCCGTTCCGCTGCGCTGGCGGCTGCCCGGCGATGCGCCGGCGTCCTGGCGGGAGCGGTTTCCGGAGCGGATGCGCAAGGAAGAAGCGAAATGGCTTGCCGCGCTCCCCGATTGGCAGGCCGGGCATGCGGGCGGGTCGGCGGCCGGAATCAAGACGGAGCTGAGCGACGTCGAAGCGTACCGGTTTCTCGAGGAAGCGGGCATGAAGCTGCTGACGGACGGCTGCTCGGTGCTGCTCCCCGGCTGGTGGGAGGCGGCGCGCAGCCGCCGGCTGCGGCTGCGCGCGAAAGTGAAATCGTCCGTCGGCTCCTCGGAGCAGCCGACGTTCGGCCTGCAGCAGATCGTCGATTTCGACTGGAAGCTTGCGATCGGCAACGTCGATATGTCGGAAGCGGAATTTATGAAACTGGCGATGGAAAACCGCCGGCTGATGCGCATCGGCGGCGAATGGGTGCATCTGGACCCGGACGATGTCGAGCGCATTCGCAGCTGGCTCGGCCGAAATGGCGGAAAGCGCGGATTTACGATGCGCGACGTGCTGGAGATGCATTTGCGCGGAAGCGCCGAGCTGGAGCCGGAGAGCGAGGACCGGGAGGCGCTCGAAGCGGAGGTTGAGCTGAATGGGCACCTCGCGGCCTGGCTGGCGAAGCTGAACGAGACGAGCGAGCTCCCGATGGTCGCGAAGCCGGAGGCATTTCAGGGTGAGCTGCGGCCGTATCAGCTGCAGGGCGTGTCGTGGCTCGCATTTCTGCGGCGTTTCGGGCTCGGCGGATGCCTGGCCGACGACATGGGGCTTGGGAAAACGATCCAGTTCACCGCCTATCTGCAGCATGTGATGGAAAGCGGGGGGCTCGGGCCGTCGCTGCTCATCTGCCCGACCTCGGTCATCGGCAACTGGGAGAAGGAGCTCGAGCGTTTTGCCCCGTCGCTGCGTGTGCATGTGCATTACGGGCCGCGACGGGCAAAGGATGAAGCGTTCGCCGAAGCGGCGTCGCAGGCCGATCTGGTCATCACCTCCTACGCTCTCGCGCCGCTCGACGAAGAGGAGCTCGGCCGGGTCGGCTGGGATGTCGTCTGCCTCGACGAAGCGCAGAACATCAAGAACTACTACACGAAGCAGTCCGGCGCGATTCGCCGCTTAAGCGCCCGTCACCGGATCGCGCTTACCGGCACGCCGATGGAAAACAGGCTGACGGAGCTGTGGTCGATTTACGATTTTCTGAACCCCGGCTATTTGGGCACGCTGGGCGAATTCCGCCGCGCCGTCGTGCAGCCGATCGAACGGGAGCGCGACGAAGCGCTGATCGCCGAGCTCCAGCGCTGGGTGAAGCCGTTCATGCTGCGCCGCGTCAAGAAGGATCCGAAGATCCAGCTGTCGCTTCCGGAAAAGAACGAGATGCAGACCTACCTGTCGCTGACGGTGGAGCAGGGGACGCTGTACGAGAATATCGTATCCGACCTGCTCGGCCAGCTCGAGTCGCTCGGCCCGATGCAGCGCCGGGGACTCATTCTCTCGTCGCTTACCCGGCTGAAGCAGGTATGCGACCATCCGAGCCTGCTGCTGAAGGAAGCGGCGGGGCCTGGCGCCTGGGAGCCGGAACGCTCGAACAAGCTGCAGCGGCTCCTGGAAATGATCGAGGAAATCGCGGCCGAAGGCGAACGCTGCCTCATTTTCACGCAGTATGTGGAGATGGGCGCGGCCCTCGCCCGGCTGCTGGAGGACAAGTGCGGCCTGCCCGTGCCGTACTTGTACGGCGGCGTGCCGAAGGCGGCGCGCGACGCAATGATCGAGAAATTCCAGGACGAGTCGCAGCCGGGCTGCGCCTTCGTGCTGTCGCTGAAGGCGGGCGGCATCGGGCTGAACCTGACGGCCGCGAACCACGTCGTTCATTTCGACCGCTGGTGGAACCCGGCCGTGGAAAACCAGGCGACCGACCGCGCCTTCCGCATCGGCCAGGTGCGCAACGTGCAGGTGCACAAATTCGTGACGCTCGGCACGCTCGAGGAGCGGATCGACGACATGATCTCGCGCAAGCAGCTCATGAGCGAGCAGGTGGTCGGCCAATCGGAGAGCTGGATTACCGAGCTCTCGACCGAGGAGCTGCGCGATCTGTTTACGCTGCGAAAGCAGCGGCTGAAAGGCTGA